The following proteins come from a genomic window of Dermacentor albipictus isolate Rhodes 1998 colony chromosome 8, USDA_Dalb.pri_finalv2, whole genome shotgun sequence:
- the LOC135918304 gene encoding uncharacterized protein, producing MSCAALTPDARCDSDGARKRPRYLHPECAKRHGGRCRLLQHRCQINEFLLLADLELCEDGRGRSGGDARLAVTRKIDCRFVFYSSPDDQRESLNLARSLLLEHRCITAVELSCIAMNYGPLLAALERNDAVKSLTLWLKSDDVIDASLFMLTDTLSRLDELIFMDCFWYKKCKSTIWVECVLLEESVAHLTTLNVAHLAMTEAAAARFILALVQSQTIADLTIGRDVMYCNDGRNFSRYLTKQGTPLKKLTYLIKSTDVFPFSRRDVLERHVNALCRMTTLEELNFDFDDADADSARYFATYAKLVSPSLRRLWLPRTPCREWVYDQPSWDNSECMELWLTALRKRSKLIELRIDLWCFAEPQCLAFFEAVADNATLRHVVVRHLPVAAKLDAMCNAIRQLGLSDRVVVEDQYYCYRNMRSLRECTEIAGVTIRKPCASLALHAYLEDVRETFEVLSRVRHRISLRVDCDGFDEATFAALTALVRSRSALAAVELDMEYERHDVRDWQRRDLHASEVLSALASNPCLTRVSIYGLPPRVYDCLHVLAASARKNRNLVHVCITPLVAPEAFSSDFGSHGDERKKASRNYENFVLVNIQKATRRNASRVMTAAGFVLRRQDSEHGARCLEAVHDHPWLLELVREGAAVSNGEAKAMVSEALKAVRRFGLDQFMRMAGVVRSKVECVRTRRNEVQLADIGVHCWLHIRQYLKLEDIV from the exons ATGTCGTGTGCTGCACTCACGCCGGATGCCAGATGTGACAGCGATGGCGCTAGAAAGCGCCCCCGTTACCTGCATCCCGAATGTGCCAAGAGGCATGGCGGCAGATGTCGACTGCTGCAGCACCGATGTCAGATCAACGAGTTTCTTCTTCTCGCTGACCTGGAGCTCTGTGAAGATGGCCGAGGCAGAAGCGGCGGGGACGCCCGACTTGCGGTCACCCGAAAAATCGATTGCAGGTTTGTCTTCTACAGCTCACCGGACGACCAGCGTGAGTCGCTGAACCTCGCTCGAAGTCTGCTTTTAGAGCACCGCTGTATCACCGCCGTGGAACTAAGCTGCATCGCGATGAACTACGGTCCGTTGCTGGCGGCGCTTGAACGCAATGACGCGGTGAAAAGCTTGACTCTCTGGTTGAAGAGTGACGACGTGATAGACGCCAGCCTCTTCATGCTGACCGACACACTCTCGCGGCTCGACGAGCTGATCTTCATGGATTGTTTCTGGTATAAGAAATGCAAATCGACGATTTGGGTGGAATGCGTGTTGCTCGAAGAAAGCGTGGCGCACCTGACGACTCTGAACGTGGCTCACTTGGCAATGACAGAAGCAgcggctgctcgattcatcctggCGCTGGTGCAAAGCCAAACCATTGCCGATCTCACCATCGGGCGGGACGTGATGTACTGCAACGATGGCAGAAACTTTAGCCGGTACCTCACCAAGCAGGGTACCCCGTTGAAAAAACTCACGTACTTGATAAAAAGTACCGACGTTTTCCCGTTCTCCAGAAGAGACGTGTTAGAGCGTCATGTCAACGCTCTGTGCAGGATGACAACATTGGAGGAACTGAATTTTGACTTTGACGACGCGGACGCGGACAG cgCAAGATACTTCGCCACGTATGCCAAATTGGTGTCTCCCAGCTTACGGCGCCTGTGGCTGCCCCGCACGCCCTGCCGGGAGTGGGTGTACGACCAACCGTCCTGGGACAACTCCGAATGCATGGAACTCTGGCTCACAGCTCTGCGGAAGCGTTCGAAACTGATCGAGCTCCGGATCGACTTGTGGTGCTTCGCCGAACCGCAGTGCCTGGCTTTCTTCGAAGCGGTCGCCGACAACGCCACCCTGCGGCACGTTGTCGTCCGCCATCTGCCGGTTGCGGCTAAGCTCGACGCCATGTGCAACGCGATCCGGCAACTCGGACTGAGCGACCGAGTGGTCGTCGAGGACCAGTACTACTGCTACCGAAACATGCGCTCGCTTCGGGAATGCACCGAAATTGCCGGCGTGACCATCCGCAAGCCGTGCGCCTCTCTAGCGCTGCACGCGTACCTCGAGGATGTACGAGAGACGTTCGAAGTCCTCAGTCGCGTCCGTCACCGCATCTCGCTCAGGGTCGACTGCGACGGGTTCGACGAAGCCACGTTCGCTGCCTTGACTGCGCTCGTACGGAGCCGATCCGCGCTTGCGGCCGTCGAGCTGGACATGGAGTACGAGCGGCACGACGTGCGAGACTGGCAGCGGCGAGACTTGCATGCAAGCGAAGTGCTTTCTGCGCTTGCGTCCAACCCGTGCCTCACCAGAGTGAGCATCTACGGACTGCCGCCGCGGGTCTACGACTGCTTGCACGTTCTTGCAGCGAGCGCCCGCAAGAATCGAAACTTGGTTCACGTCTGCATAACTCCACTCGTCGCTCCCGAGGCGTTTAGCAGTGATTTTGGCAGCCATGGGGATGAGCGCAAGAAGGCATCGCGAAACTACGAGAACTTCGTTCTGGTAAACATACAG AAAGCTACGAGAAGAAACGCAAGCCGTGTGATGACAGCGGCAGGCTTTGTTCTGCGCCGGCAAGACAGCGAACACGGTGCACGATGCCTCGAGGCCGTGCACGACCACCCCTGGCTCCTGGAGCTCGTGCGCGAGGGCGCGGCGGTTTCCAACGGCGAGGCGAAAGCGATGGTCAGCGAAGCCCTCAAGGCAGTGCGACGCTTCGGCCTCGACCAGTTCATGAGGATGGCCGGGGTCGTCAGATCGAAGGTCGAGTGCGTCCGTACTCGTCGCAACGAGGTTCAGCTCGCCGACATCGGAGTGCATTGCTGGTTGCACATCCGCCAATACCTCAAGCTCGAAGACATCGTCTAG